The proteins below come from a single Polynucleobacter necessarius genomic window:
- a CDS encoding tetratricopeptide repeat protein has product MASREFLKILSSARFGDVYAQQQLSEAYLTGAFKTPIQPSNALIWLEKSYLSLKNQLDTENLGLNEDIQEVFKRLAEVPLAKTISSPAFQFGWDHFWALAESKESPRTSLMARWQLIHLLINPANEDIQSKLSDWLSKGLSISSNERFANLDFGGLQKVAKEYLQEIAESNSEFTHQAKELLIQLQPKNEALSSLWDAWIKDQNEDALVRAAELGLTAAKMALGLRLAQFDGSQDGKSNVSLKKAAHWLSLAAKDGDRDAWFALGEIYRRPQFSGYSAAESDRCFDRAADLGHPQAQYRKGANLWRKRDKIEEKVKGLQASYWAWQAHQQGVSEATQLLGKILTSCSKPEENDWHELAQFANMAISHHAEYKIDEEWMLLCHRIIIANQFNFTKAELLLAKVGQLQHEHCVVVDIRWELPKILPRLILIETIQQRRALLAAGKVSAGADMELEGNLRQRRYRFDQVTDWLGTTFRQNIKKQKGTELL; this is encoded by the coding sequence ATGGCTAGTCGCGAATTCTTAAAAATCCTTAGTTCTGCACGCTTTGGTGATGTATATGCGCAACAACAATTGTCTGAAGCCTACCTTACAGGCGCTTTTAAGACTCCTATTCAGCCCTCCAATGCGTTAATTTGGCTAGAAAAATCATATTTATCCCTTAAAAATCAATTAGATACAGAAAATTTAGGGCTAAACGAAGATATTCAGGAAGTTTTTAAACGCCTTGCTGAGGTTCCGTTAGCCAAAACCATTAGCTCCCCAGCATTTCAATTCGGGTGGGATCATTTTTGGGCACTAGCAGAATCAAAAGAGTCGCCGAGAACCAGTCTGATGGCTCGGTGGCAGTTGATCCACCTACTCATCAACCCAGCAAATGAGGATATTCAATCAAAATTATCTGACTGGCTTTCAAAAGGATTGTCCATTTCCTCTAACGAACGATTTGCCAACTTAGACTTCGGTGGACTTCAAAAAGTTGCCAAAGAGTACCTGCAAGAAATCGCGGAAAGTAATTCTGAGTTTACTCATCAAGCAAAAGAATTGCTGATTCAACTTCAACCCAAAAATGAAGCCCTTTCCTCTCTTTGGGATGCCTGGATAAAAGACCAAAATGAAGATGCGTTAGTTCGTGCTGCCGAACTTGGGTTAACTGCTGCCAAAATGGCCTTGGGACTGCGCCTCGCGCAATTTGATGGGAGCCAGGACGGAAAATCAAATGTTTCACTTAAAAAAGCCGCTCACTGGCTTTCGCTAGCAGCTAAAGATGGCGATCGAGATGCATGGTTCGCTCTCGGTGAGATTTATCGACGCCCGCAATTTTCTGGGTACAGCGCCGCAGAAAGTGACCGATGTTTTGATCGCGCTGCAGATCTTGGTCACCCCCAAGCACAATATCGTAAGGGCGCCAACCTCTGGCGTAAACGCGACAAAATCGAAGAAAAAGTAAAGGGTCTACAAGCATCTTATTGGGCTTGGCAGGCTCACCAACAAGGCGTTAGTGAAGCCACACAATTACTTGGCAAAATTCTTACTAGTTGCTCTAAGCCAGAAGAAAATGATTGGCATGAGCTCGCTCAGTTCGCCAATATGGCAATTAGTCATCATGCCGAATATAAGATTGATGAGGAATGGATGCTCCTATGCCACCGAATCATCATTGCTAATCAATTTAACTTTACTAAAGCAGAGCTTTTACTCGCTAAGGTGGGGCAACTTCAGCATGAGCATTGTGTAGTTGTCGATATTCGTTGGGAACTTCCCAAAATACTACCCAGACTGATCCTAATTGAGACGATTCAACAACGTCGCGCTCTACTAGCGGCAGGGAAAGTTTCTGCTGGAGCTGATATGGAACTGGAAGGCAACTTGCGTCAAAGACGGTATCGCTTCGATCAAGTTACAGACTGGTTGGGTACTACTTTTCGGCAAAACATAAAAAAACAAAAAGGTACCGAGCTGCTTTAG
- a CDS encoding tetratricopeptide repeat protein, with product MDDFIGALSDFLEAKKFSPNDPELDYNCGSAYLGLHEYEKALQYFEGLINRGHVNALILNDQANAFHECGKTQDALASYDQAITLDPYYPDAHYNKALLLQSENRLEEACVELQKTVDIDPCNKQALNNLGIIHEKIYDFPSALEVLKRAVEIDPDYVEAHANLGNIYSSLKQMDLAIQCYDKAISLKNGLSQFYNNRANALGELDGLEEALEDYETAIKLNPDYVDAYSNKALTLYEMKKPKEALETYQ from the coding sequence TTGGATGACTTTATCGGAGCACTTAGCGACTTTTTAGAGGCTAAAAAATTTTCACCGAATGATCCAGAGTTGGATTACAACTGTGGAAGTGCTTACTTAGGTCTGCATGAATATGAAAAAGCGCTTCAATATTTTGAGGGGCTAATTAATCGAGGGCATGTCAATGCGTTGATCTTGAATGATCAGGCAAATGCCTTCCACGAATGTGGAAAAACTCAGGACGCACTCGCATCGTATGATCAAGCGATTACTCTGGATCCGTATTATCCGGATGCTCACTACAACAAAGCGCTACTGTTGCAATCTGAGAATCGGCTGGAAGAAGCGTGTGTTGAGCTTCAGAAAACCGTTGATATTGATCCCTGCAATAAACAGGCCCTGAATAATCTTGGAATTATCCATGAAAAAATTTATGACTTTCCAAGCGCCTTAGAGGTGCTGAAGAGGGCGGTTGAGATTGATCCAGATTATGTAGAAGCACATGCAAATTTGGGAAATATCTATTCATCATTAAAGCAAATGGATCTAGCTATCCAATGTTATGACAAGGCGATATCTTTGAAAAATGGTCTGTCACAATTCTATAACAATCGAGCAAACGCGTTGGGTGAACTGGATGGGTTGGAAGAGGCATTGGAGGATTATGAGACCGCTATAAAGCTCAATCCCGATTATGTAGATGCTTATAGCAATAAGGCGTTAACGTTGTATGAAATGAAGAAGCCTAAAGAAGCGCTTGAAACTTACCAGTAA
- a CDS encoding MFS transporter codes for MSIFSTLALCPLIVLGRWLSNRIGRKPTILSGIILGALCIQLAYELLQILGNAYLNSASNSALLGIGLILFLLAPSLGLAVGPQTALLAELFPAKNRNSAATLPHNLAAGWVGGMPPDCGLVKSNLWQ; via the coding sequence TTGAGTATTTTCTCAACCCTAGCTCTTTGTCCTCTAATAGTTTTAGGAAGATGGCTTTCGAATCGAATTGGCCGAAAACCGACAATCTTGAGTGGGATTATTCTTGGGGCCCTATGTATTCAGCTTGCGTACGAACTACTACAGATATTGGGTAACGCTTATTTAAATTCAGCATCAAACAGTGCATTGCTTGGCATTGGACTTATCTTGTTTCTTCTTGCCCCCTCACTAGGGCTAGCAGTTGGACCTCAAACAGCACTTCTTGCAGAATTATTTCCCGCAAAAAATAGGAATAGCGCTGCCACACTTCCACACAATCTCGCAGCTGGATGGGTTGGTGGGATGCCCCCTGATTGTGGCTTGGTTAAATCAAATTTGTGGCAATAG
- a CDS encoding glutathione S-transferase N-terminal domain-containing protein: MMVLYSGTNCPFSQRCRLELFEKGMDFEIRDVDLFNKPEDISVMNPYGQVPILVERDLILYESNIINEYIDERFPHPQLMPPDPVARARARLFLFNFEKELFVHVAALENEKGKAAEKTHEKARLAIRDSLTRLAPIFVKNKYMLGDEYSMLDVAIAPLLWRLEHYGIDLSRNAVALLKYAERIFSRPAYIEALTPSEKVMRR; this comes from the coding sequence ATGATGGTGTTGTATTCTGGCACGAATTGCCCATTCTCGCAACGCTGCCGTTTAGAGCTTTTCGAAAAAGGCATGGATTTTGAAATCCGCGATGTTGACTTGTTCAATAAGCCAGAAGATATTTCGGTTATGAATCCTTATGGCCAGGTACCCATCTTGGTTGAGCGTGATCTCATTTTGTATGAATCGAACATTATTAATGAATACATTGATGAGCGTTTTCCTCACCCTCAATTGATGCCGCCAGATCCCGTTGCTCGCGCTCGTGCCCGCCTATTTTTATTCAACTTTGAAAAAGAGCTGTTTGTTCACGTTGCTGCTCTCGAGAATGAAAAAGGCAAAGCCGCTGAGAAGACACATGAAAAAGCCCGCTTAGCCATTCGTGACAGCTTAACGCGGCTAGCCCCCATTTTTGTTAAGAACAAATACATGCTGGGCGATGAGTATTCTATGCTGGACGTGGCGATTGCACCGTTGCTATGGCGCCTTGAGCACTATGGCATTGATCTCTCTCGTAACGCTGTAGCGCTCTTAAAGTATGCTGAGCGTATCTTTAGCAGACCGGCTTATATTGAAGCTTTAACGCCCTCCGAAAAGGTCATGCGTCGCTAA
- the grxD gene encoding Grx4 family monothiol glutaredoxin gives MDTQDQIKEIVTSHLVVLFMKGTAQFPQCGFSGNAVNILRASGVEKLHTVNVLEDPAIRQGIKEYANWPTIPQLYVNGEFIGGSDIMTEMYQSGELQKLIKG, from the coding sequence ATGGACACCCAAGATCAAATTAAAGAAATCGTTACCAGCCATCTCGTTGTGCTATTCATGAAAGGTACTGCGCAATTTCCACAGTGCGGATTCTCGGGAAATGCTGTGAATATTCTTCGTGCGAGCGGTGTAGAAAAACTTCATACCGTGAACGTCTTGGAGGATCCAGCTATCCGCCAGGGAATCAAAGAGTATGCTAACTGGCCGACCATTCCACAACTCTACGTGAATGGAGAATTCATAGGTGGCTCTGACATCATGACTGAAATGTATCAGTCGGGGGAGCTTCAGAAATTAATTAAGGGCTAA
- a CDS encoding cytochrome c1, with product MKRILQTLMGAFQATAVVVALGLGATAQANEGGFPLETAPNRVSSNASLQNGAKLFVNYCLNCHAVSSMRYNRLRDIGLTDQQIKDNLILTDAKVGDLMTISMTPKEGKVFFGNNPPDLSVEARARGTDWLYTYLRTFYKDDTTQTGWNNLVYPSVGMPHVLWQLQGERAAKFEERKDPHDDSRVEKVFVGFEQLTPGTMKPQEYDDNIADLVAFMSWMAEPVQLERKRLGVVVLLFLAIFTLLAWRLNKAYWKDIH from the coding sequence ATGAAACGAATTCTTCAAACTTTGATGGGCGCATTCCAAGCTACTGCAGTGGTAGTTGCCCTTGGCCTAGGCGCAACAGCCCAAGCAAATGAGGGCGGTTTCCCATTGGAAACTGCTCCCAATCGCGTTAGCAGCAACGCCTCTTTGCAAAATGGCGCGAAATTATTTGTTAACTATTGCTTAAATTGTCACGCTGTTTCCAGTATGCGTTACAACCGTCTACGCGATATTGGGTTAACCGATCAACAAATCAAAGATAACCTTATTTTGACTGATGCTAAGGTTGGTGATTTGATGACAATTTCCATGACGCCAAAAGAAGGCAAAGTCTTTTTTGGAAACAATCCACCTGATTTATCGGTGGAAGCACGTGCGCGTGGAACAGATTGGTTGTATACCTATCTTCGCACTTTCTACAAAGACGACACCACCCAAACTGGTTGGAATAATTTAGTGTATCCTAGTGTTGGTATGCCGCATGTGCTTTGGCAGCTTCAGGGTGAGCGCGCCGCCAAGTTTGAGGAGCGCAAAGATCCACATGATGACAGTAGAGTAGAAAAAGTATTTGTTGGTTTTGAGCAGCTAACCCCTGGCACGATGAAGCCTCAAGAATATGACGATAATATCGCCGACCTTGTTGCGTTTATGTCCTGGATGGCAGAGCCAGTTCAGCTTGAGCGTAAGCGTCTTGGCGTTGTTGTTCTCCTGTTCTTGGCAATCTTTACCCTTTTGGCATGGCGTTTAAATAAGGCCTACTGGAAAGATATTCATTGA
- a CDS encoding ClpXP protease specificity-enhancing factor — translation MFDIPSNKPYLIRALHQWCTDFGFTPFIAVFVDERVEVPLECVKNNEIVLNLSTEACHQLQIENDWISFQARFGSIPKKIRVPISHILAIYARENGQGMSFPYDPLQARGLLGKDAPKGVDEKPKPPRPSLRVVK, via the coding sequence ATGTTTGACATACCTAGCAATAAACCATATTTAATCCGTGCCCTACATCAGTGGTGCACGGATTTTGGTTTTACGCCTTTTATCGCAGTATTTGTTGATGAAAGGGTTGAGGTTCCCCTGGAGTGCGTAAAAAATAACGAAATTGTTTTAAACCTGTCTACTGAAGCATGTCATCAATTGCAAATTGAGAATGACTGGATTAGTTTTCAAGCAAGATTCGGGAGCATCCCTAAGAAGATTAGGGTTCCAATAAGTCATATCCTAGCTATTTATGCGAGAGAAAATGGTCAGGGTATGTCGTTTCCATATGATCCTCTACAGGCTAGAGGGCTACTCGGGAAGGATGCACCCAAAGGGGTTGATGAAAAGCCTAAGCCCCCTAGACCCTCCTTGAGAGTTGTGAAATAG
- a CDS encoding porin — translation MKKSLFAIAATTAIAGVAHAQSSVTVYGILDVGFSDKSTRTGTASSGGVNKTNANLFTADAEQSGRLGFKGTEDLGGGASAFFTIETGLTPAGSQMSTMNNRQSFVGLKKNGIGALSIGTQYTPIHNAFAATDPGQNNTVGNVVHPSAGTEGSQQASSSAYTISTTNTLVASSDKFSGFQVQLNYSQNMQDATQRGNATTVATNGGNINWNGWGIGANYTWQKLYVTAAYQAFKNSTDNANPLTAAYTTVLNPGTTVSQTTLTNVSDNQVYVGATYDFGILKAYANYINRKVTSNLNSNNYYSRTAQQIGVRSYITPTIESWASIGNGRANVFGNGEPAVNFDAWQLGSNYWLSKRTNLYGIYGQTLTSSGSSSVLGYNTSAAASQFALGVRHTF, via the coding sequence ATGAAAAAATCGCTATTTGCTATCGCGGCCACAACAGCTATTGCTGGTGTTGCTCATGCACAGTCCAGCGTTACCGTTTACGGTATTTTGGACGTTGGTTTCTCAGACAAGTCAACGCGTACTGGTACAGCTTCATCTGGTGGCGTTAATAAGACAAACGCAAATTTGTTTACTGCGGACGCTGAGCAATCCGGCCGTTTGGGTTTCAAAGGTACTGAAGATCTTGGTGGCGGTGCTTCTGCATTCTTCACTATTGAAACAGGCTTAACACCAGCTGGTTCACAAATGTCCACTATGAATAACCGTCAATCATTTGTTGGTTTGAAAAAGAATGGCATTGGCGCTCTCTCAATCGGTACTCAGTACACTCCAATCCACAACGCGTTTGCTGCTACTGACCCTGGTCAAAACAACACAGTTGGTAACGTTGTACATCCTTCCGCTGGTACAGAAGGTTCACAGCAAGCCTCTTCATCTGCATACACCATTAGCACAACCAACACCTTGGTTGCTAGCTCTGATAAGTTTTCTGGATTCCAAGTTCAGTTGAACTACTCACAAAACATGCAAGATGCTACTCAGCGTGGTAACGCCACAACTGTTGCTACAAACGGCGGTAACATCAACTGGAACGGCTGGGGTATTGGCGCTAACTACACATGGCAAAAGCTGTATGTAACCGCTGCATATCAGGCATTCAAAAACTCTACAGATAACGCTAACCCACTAACTGCTGCTTATACAACTGTATTGAACCCAGGTACAACTGTTAGCCAAACAACTTTGACTAATGTTTCTGATAATCAAGTTTACGTTGGCGCAACTTATGACTTCGGTATTTTGAAGGCTTATGCTAACTACATTAACCGTAAAGTTACAAGCAACCTCAACTCTAACAACTACTACAGCCGTACTGCTCAGCAGATTGGTGTTCGTAGCTACATCACTCCAACAATCGAATCATGGGCTTCTATCGGTAACGGTCGAGCCAACGTATTTGGTAACGGCGAGCCAGCTGTTAACTTCGATGCATGGCAGCTTGGTAGCAACTACTGGTTGAGCAAGCGTACTAACTTGTACGGTATCTATGGCCAAACATTAACTTCCTCTGGAAGTTCTTCTGTATTGGGTTACAATACTTCGGCAGCTGCTAGCCAGTTTGCTTTGGGTGTACGCCATACATTCTAA
- a CDS encoding MFS transporter, with the protein MITIAIMGFATVCVGFLPTYAEIGIWAPIFLVVLRILQGLSAGGEIGGSAIYLTEHAGNRHRGFKTSFLQLMGPLGILASTLQIAILQKWLSQSQFQDWGWRVPFWASLILLMIAVYLRRSLEETPVFLELAKQEQKNESQLLNNFKDPEIRKRMFLLFFASLQVVQFCFSAFRYIQRSS; encoded by the coding sequence ATGATCACGATTGCCATCATGGGTTTCGCAACGGTTTGCGTAGGATTTTTACCAACTTATGCAGAAATTGGTATTTGGGCACCCATTTTTTTAGTTGTTTTACGCATTCTTCAGGGCTTATCTGCCGGCGGCGAAATCGGCGGAAGTGCCATCTACCTCACGGAGCATGCTGGCAATCGGCATCGAGGTTTTAAAACAAGCTTCCTGCAACTCATGGGCCCTCTGGGTATATTGGCTTCTACATTACAAATTGCCATTCTTCAAAAATGGCTTTCGCAATCACAGTTTCAGGATTGGGGCTGGCGGGTACCATTCTGGGCTTCACTGATCCTTCTTATGATTGCTGTGTATTTGCGACGGTCACTAGAAGAAACTCCCGTGTTTTTGGAACTCGCAAAGCAAGAGCAAAAAAATGAATCGCAACTTCTAAACAATTTCAAGGATCCTGAAATTCGCAAAAGAATGTTTCTATTATTTTTTGCATCTCTTCAAGTGGTGCAATTCTGTTTTTCTGCGTTCAGGTATATACAGCGATCTTCTTAA
- the rmuC gene encoding DNA recombination protein RmuC — MNFDLGNLILFGLPLGLCAGLLVYALNLRSSLARAENLLQSESVLTASLRNERDQAIQNAIRLETELEAERKQALSRIEALNEAKEVLTSQFKNLANEIFEDKSKRFTEQNAANLDVLLKPLQTKLSEFKEQVNNSYNNEASERHALKNEIERLANLNIKMSDETRSLTQALKGDSKVQGNWGELVLESILESSGLRKGEEYIVQDSHTQSDGSRLQPDVVVKLPEGRSLVIDSKVSITAYARHTEASDAKVGELELAAHIQSLRQHIQGLSGKNYSTLYGAGSVDFVLMFIPIEPAFLLALKTTPNLYQEALAKNIVLVCPSTLMATLRTVAHLWRQDHQNRNALEIAKQCGNLYDKFVGFVDDLEKLGQRLDQAQTSYHDAFNKLKTGKGNLIRAAEKVRELGVKPSKNLSPPLIESSSDSE; from the coding sequence GTGAATTTTGATCTCGGCAATCTCATTCTATTTGGCCTACCGCTAGGATTATGTGCGGGCCTTTTGGTTTACGCCCTCAATTTACGTTCTAGCCTCGCGCGCGCCGAGAACCTACTTCAGTCAGAAAGTGTTTTGACAGCAAGCCTGAGAAATGAACGTGATCAAGCCATACAAAATGCTATTAGATTAGAAACGGAACTTGAAGCTGAGCGTAAACAGGCATTAAGCCGTATTGAAGCGCTGAACGAAGCCAAGGAAGTATTAACTAGCCAATTTAAAAATCTAGCCAACGAGATTTTTGAAGATAAATCAAAACGATTTACCGAACAAAACGCAGCTAACCTTGATGTTCTTTTAAAACCCCTACAAACCAAGCTCTCAGAGTTTAAGGAGCAGGTTAATAACTCTTATAACAATGAAGCTAGCGAGCGGCACGCGCTCAAAAATGAAATTGAGCGCCTGGCCAATCTCAACATCAAAATGTCTGATGAGACTCGCTCTCTAACCCAAGCGCTTAAGGGCGACTCCAAGGTCCAAGGAAATTGGGGAGAATTGGTTCTCGAGTCTATTCTCGAGTCTTCGGGACTTCGCAAAGGCGAGGAGTACATTGTTCAGGATAGCCATACACAAAGCGATGGCTCGCGCCTTCAACCTGATGTTGTGGTCAAGCTACCCGAGGGTAGAAGCTTAGTTATTGACAGTAAAGTCTCTATTACTGCGTATGCAAGACACACTGAAGCTTCTGATGCAAAAGTTGGCGAACTTGAATTAGCGGCCCATATTCAATCTTTGCGACAACATATTCAAGGGCTTTCAGGCAAAAACTACAGCACACTATATGGCGCTGGATCAGTAGATTTTGTCCTCATGTTTATACCAATAGAGCCTGCTTTCTTGCTGGCCTTAAAGACTACTCCAAACTTATATCAAGAGGCATTAGCCAAAAATATTGTGCTTGTGTGCCCAAGTACCCTGATGGCAACTCTCAGAACTGTTGCACATCTTTGGAGGCAAGATCACCAAAACCGTAATGCGCTTGAAATCGCGAAGCAATGCGGCAACCTATACGATAAGTTTGTTGGCTTTGTAGATGATCTTGAAAAATTGGGGCAACGCTTAGACCAAGCACAAACAAGCTATCACGATGCCTTTAATAAACTCAAAACTGGAAAAGGTAATTTAATTCGAGCCGCAGAAAAAGTGCGAGAACTTGGCGTTAAACCCTCCAAAAATTTATCCCCCCCTCTAATAGAATCCTCATCTGATTCTGAATAA
- the petA gene encoding ubiquinol-cytochrome c reductase iron-sulfur subunit gives MCDKPCMDKDRRNWLIATSAVGGVGAAAALYPFVDSFEPSERAKAAGAAVEIDITGMQPDEMRTVEWRGKPVWVIRRTPEQVAELSKLDGELADPNSLRDPAQFTPPYAQNQWRSIKPEYLVVVGICTHLGCSPTAKFEAGPQPSLPNTWPGGFLCPCHGSTFDMAGRVYKNKPAPDNLGVPPHMYLSDTKILVGEDKKA, from the coding sequence ATGTGTGATAAGCCCTGTATGGACAAGGATCGCCGTAATTGGCTAATCGCCACATCCGCTGTTGGCGGTGTAGGCGCAGCAGCAGCACTTTATCCCTTCGTTGATAGTTTTGAGCCATCCGAGCGTGCTAAGGCGGCTGGTGCAGCGGTTGAGATCGACATTACTGGTATGCAGCCAGATGAGATGAGAACCGTAGAATGGCGCGGCAAGCCTGTATGGGTCATTCGTCGTACTCCCGAGCAAGTTGCCGAACTCTCCAAGCTTGATGGCGAGTTGGCAGACCCGAATTCATTGCGCGATCCTGCGCAATTTACTCCACCTTATGCACAGAACCAATGGCGCTCCATTAAGCCAGAGTACTTAGTGGTGGTGGGTATTTGTACCCACCTTGGATGTTCTCCTACCGCTAAGTTTGAAGCTGGTCCTCAGCCTTCATTGCCAAATACTTGGCCAGGTGGTTTCCTTTGCCCATGTCACGGCTCGACATTTGATATGGCAGGTCGTGTCTATAAAAATAAACCAGCCCCAGACAATCTTGGCGTGCCTCCGCACATGTACTTAAGCGACACCAAGATTTTGGTTGGCGAAGATAAGAAAGCCTGA
- a CDS encoding cytochrome b: MAFQEKQVPANAPVAQKVLAWVDSRFPLTSTIKGHLTEYYAPKNLNFWYFFGSLAIVVLALQIITGIFLVMNYKPDAAKAFESVEYIMREVPWGWLIRYLHSTGASMFFVVVYLHMFRGLIYGSYRKPRELIWIFGCAIFLCLMGEAFFGYLLPWGQMSYWGAQVIVNLFSAIPFIGPDLSLWLRGDYVVGDATLNRFFAFHVIAIPLVLIGLVAAHIIALHEVGSNNPDGVEIKEALDANGKPVDGIPFHPYYTVHDVFGLGVFLMIFVCIVFFAPEMGGYFLEANNFIPANPLQTPPHIAPVWYFTPFYSMLRATTSNFLLPLWIFLAVILAMFAKSSSDKKVKGACVAIALVLAGGFYLFDAKFWGVVIMGGSVVIMFFLPWLDHSPVKSIRYRPQLHKYIHGVFVVSFVILGYLGIQPPSPVFEKISQVCTIYYLGFFLAMPFWSRLGTFKSVPTRVTFESH; the protein is encoded by the coding sequence ATGGCATTTCAAGAAAAACAAGTTCCAGCGAATGCTCCCGTGGCACAGAAAGTCTTGGCCTGGGTTGATTCACGCTTTCCGCTGACCTCTACCATTAAAGGTCATCTCACAGAATATTACGCACCCAAAAACCTCAATTTTTGGTATTTCTTTGGATCCTTAGCAATCGTTGTGTTAGCTCTGCAAATCATCACCGGTATCTTTTTGGTGATGAACTACAAGCCAGATGCTGCAAAAGCATTTGAGTCGGTTGAATACATCATGCGTGAAGTTCCATGGGGCTGGTTAATTCGTTACCTCCACTCCACGGGTGCCTCCATGTTCTTTGTAGTGGTTTATCTGCACATGTTCCGCGGTTTGATTTATGGCTCATATCGCAAGCCACGTGAACTGATTTGGATCTTTGGTTGCGCGATTTTCCTGTGCCTAATGGGTGAAGCTTTCTTTGGTTATTTGCTCCCATGGGGTCAAATGTCTTATTGGGGTGCTCAAGTTATCGTGAACTTGTTCTCCGCCATTCCTTTTATTGGCCCAGATCTCTCTTTGTGGTTGCGTGGGGATTATGTGGTTGGCGATGCCACCCTCAATCGTTTTTTTGCTTTCCACGTCATTGCGATTCCATTGGTATTAATTGGTTTAGTGGCTGCCCACATCATCGCTTTGCATGAGGTGGGATCCAATAACCCTGATGGCGTTGAAATAAAAGAAGCTCTTGATGCGAACGGCAAACCTGTTGATGGTATCCCGTTCCACCCTTACTACACGGTTCATGACGTGTTTGGTCTAGGTGTTTTCTTAATGATTTTTGTGTGCATTGTGTTCTTTGCGCCAGAGATGGGGGGTTACTTCCTCGAGGCAAATAACTTTATTCCCGCAAACCCATTGCAAACGCCCCCACACATTGCACCCGTTTGGTATTTCACGCCGTTCTACTCAATGTTGCGTGCCACAACCTCTAACTTCCTATTGCCACTGTGGATTTTCTTGGCAGTTATTTTGGCTATGTTTGCAAAGTCATCAAGCGATAAAAAGGTAAAAGGTGCATGTGTTGCTATTGCACTAGTGTTGGCCGGCGGCTTTTATTTGTTTGATGCGAAATTCTGGGGTGTGGTGATCATGGGTGGTTCAGTGGTGATCATGTTCTTTTTGCCATGGCTCGATCATTCTCCAGTGAAATCTATTCGCTATCGCCCACAGCTTCATAAATACATTCATGGCGTGTTTGTGGTGAGCTTTGTAATCCTAGGTTACTTGGGGATCCAGCCACCATCGCCTGTATTTGAAAAGATCTCTCAGGTCTGCACGATTTACTACTTGGGCTTTTTCTTGGCAATGCCGTTTTGGAGCAGGCTTGGTACATTCAAGTCCGTCCCAACACGCGTTACTTTTGAGTCCCATTAA